The Cytobacillus firmus genome segment CGTTCCCGTCCCCACTCTCACCTTTAATGCGAGCTGCTGCTGGGTCATGTTTGCACGTTCGCGGCAAGCTTTAATGTTAAGGCCTATATTTGACATATCCATCACTCCCGTTAACGATTTCTTCTAACTATATTTTATCATGGTAAACGCAAGATCCTCTTTGTACTTCATGAACATTTAGTTAACAAACAAATAGAATGTCTACATATTGTTTGCGGATTGTTTTATTATAATGAATGAACTTATGTATGAAAATGTCTGGAGTTTCCATTTGAATTCCTTTTGATATTTTGATTAAGTTGTGATATAATTTTTTATTGCGTATAAAGAGATAAAATTTGAATTTAAATAGGAGTGTTTTCATGTCTGAGAAAATCGAAGTAGGCAGTGTTATTACAGGAAAGGTAACGGGTATTCAGCCATATGGTGCGTTCGTAGCATTAGATGAGAATACACAGGGATTAGTCCACATTTCCGAAGTGACTCATGGTTTCGTAAAAGATATTAATGAGCATCTTAAAGTGGGCGATGAAGTAAAAGTGAAGGTTCTTTCTGTTGACGAAGCAGCAGGGAAAATCGGTTTATCAATCCGTGCAACAGAAGAAGCGCCACAAGCAGAAGCGAAAGCAAGAAAGCCTCGCAAGCGCCAGGCAGCTCCAATTAAAATGGAAGACGAATCTGCACAGGGATTCAATACACTTAAAGATAAGCTTCAAGAGTGGATTGACCAGTCCCAGCGCGAGGATCTTATTAAGAAGTAATAATAATGAAAACCGGGTTTTGCTGCCCGGTTTTTTATTTTTACCTTGATGCAAAGAATATTTGCTTTTTTATGCAAAATGAGCGGGCGCTCGACAAGTTATTTTGCATGCTTACATACATAAACGGATGGGAATTAAATTTTTTTAAGGTAAATAGTCTGAAAAATGTTTGAATTTTATATCTTGGCATTAATCTTGCAATAGTTAAACCAACAGACGTGTAACTTTAAGAGGAGGAACATTATGAAAGAAGCAACAGGAAAGAAAATACCCTTCTGGTTTGCAATGCTGCCGCTGCTGGTAATGATTGCTGCTATGATTATTACGATTGTAAAATTTGAGGGAAGCCCTCATGTGCCTTTAATTGCCGGAACAATTGTCTCCGCTATCATTGCCTGGCGTTTTAATTATAAGTGGAATGATATTGAGGAAGGTTTTTATAAAGGCATTAAGCTGGCACTTCCGGCTATTTTAATTATTATAATGGTAGGCTTGACTATTGGATCCTGGATTGGCGGAGGAATTGTAGCCACCATGGTCTTTTATGGACTGAAGCTGATGACACCCTCAATGTTTTTGGCGTCCATCTGCATCATCTGTGCGATTGTTGCGCTTGCAATCGGGAGTTCATGGTCTGTTATGGGAACGATAGGCGTTGCCGGAATGGGCATCGGAATCAGCATGGGCATACCGGCACCAATGGTGGCAGGGGCTATAATTTCAGGCGCCTATTTTGGAGATAAAATGTCTCCGCTGTCAGACACGACTAATCTGGCTGCAGGAATTACAGGTACAGATCTTTTTGATCACATAAAGCACATGTTTTATACCACCATTCCGGCGCTGGCTATTGCCATTGTTGCTTATTGGTTTTTGGGAAGGCAATTTGGCGGGGATGATGTAAAAAATGAAAAAATTACCGAGGTAATGAATGTTTTGTCAGAAAGTTTCGTTATATCTCCTTGGCTATTACTGGTTCCTTTAATTGTTATAGGATTAGTGGCAAAAAAAGTGCCTGCATTGCCCGCGCTTGCGGTGGGTGTTTTCCTTGGCTGGCTATGCCATATTTTTGTACAGGGCGGGGCTGTAGGAGATGCTGTGAATACACTCCAGGGCGGATTTTCGATTGAATCAGGAAACACGATGGT includes the following:
- the nhaC gene encoding Na+/H+ antiporter NhaC gives rise to the protein MKEATGKKIPFWFAMLPLLVMIAAMIITIVKFEGSPHVPLIAGTIVSAIIAWRFNYKWNDIEEGFYKGIKLALPAILIIIMVGLTIGSWIGGGIVATMVFYGLKLMTPSMFLASICIICAIVALAIGSSWSVMGTIGVAGMGIGISMGIPAPMVAGAIISGAYFGDKMSPLSDTTNLAAGITGTDLFDHIKHMFYTTIPALAIAIVAYWFLGRQFGGDDVKNEKITEVMNVLSESFVISPWLLLVPLIVIGLVAKKVPALPALAVGVFLGWLCHIFVQGGAVGDAVNTLQGGFSIESGNTMVDELFNRGGIDDMMYTVSLTIVAMAFGGVMEQTGMLKAIVEQILKLARSARSLVATTVLSAFFTNVAAAEQYISILLPGRMYTQAFKDKNLQSKNLSRALEDGGTVTSVFVPWNTCAVFIMSTLAVHPFEYAPYAILNFTVPILAIIFAMLGYKITFMSDQERKETEEKDQLAS
- the yugI gene encoding S1 domain-containing post-transcriptional regulator GSP13, whose amino-acid sequence is MSEKIEVGSVITGKVTGIQPYGAFVALDENTQGLVHISEVTHGFVKDINEHLKVGDEVKVKVLSVDEAAGKIGLSIRATEEAPQAEAKARKPRKRQAAPIKMEDESAQGFNTLKDKLQEWIDQSQREDLIKK